A genomic region of Phragmites australis chromosome 2, lpPhrAust1.1, whole genome shotgun sequence contains the following coding sequences:
- the LOC133906728 gene encoding transcriptional corepressor LEUNIG-like isoform X1, with the protein MSQTNWEADKMLDVYIYDYFMKRNLQATAKAFQAEGKVSSDPVAIDAPGGFLFEWWSVFWDIFIARTNEKHSDVAASYIETQLMKAREQQQQQPPQQRQQQPQHIQMQQMLLQRAVHQQQQQQQQQQQQQQQQQQQQQLQQQQQQQQQQQQQQQQQQQQQQRRDGSHLLNGTGNGISGNNPLMRQNQSTANVMATKMYEERLKLPSQRDSLEEASMKQRYGENAGQLLDSNETSLLKAAASGQSSGQILHGTVGGLSGTLQQVQARSPQLPGPAQNIKTEINPILTPRAPGPEGSFIGVQGSNQAGNNLTLKGWPLTGLEQLRSGILQQKSFIQNQQQLHQQIQMLTPQQQQQLMLQAHQNMASPTSSDVDSRRLRMMLNSRNAVLGRDGQTNSVSDIIPNIGSPSQSGGDIDMLIKKKLAHAHHHQHHQQLLQQQSNSQQQPQQLQLQQPAVSSQQSQSSNQLLQQEKPGIGSMPVDGAMSNSFGGAEQTTKKRKKPGSSSGRANSSGTANTAGPSPSSAPSTPSTHTPGDAMSVPQLQQNGGSAKPMVMLGSDGTGSLTSPANPLDDVDRFLEDGSLDENVESFLSQDDMDPRDSLGRCMDASKGFGFAEVAKARASASKVVCCHFSSDGKLLATGGQDKKVVLWCTEPLKPKSSLEEHSFFITDVRFSPSMSRLATSSFDKTVRVWDADNTDYSLRTFTGHSASVMSLDFHPNKEDMICSCDSDGEVRSWSINNGSCLTCVKVFKGGATQMRFQPRKGKYLAAASEKAIYILDSETQHACRSPLQGHNKTIQSVCWDSAGDYLASVSEDSVRIWSFTSGHDGEFVHELNCSGNKFHSCVFHPTYPSLLVIGCYESLELWDIREKNAMTFNNAHNGLIAALAASSATGKVASVSHDRLVKLWK; encoded by the exons ATGTCGCAGACGAACTGGGAGGCGGACAAGAT GCTGGATGTTTACATATACGACTATTTTATGAAGAGAAATTTGCAGGCAACTGCAAAGGCCTTCCAAGCAGAAGGAAAGGTCTCTTCAGATCCAGTTG CAATTGATGCACCTGGTGGCTTTCTTTTCGAGTGGTGGTCGGTTTTTTGGGATATATTCATAGCAAGAACAAACGAGAAGCATTCAGATGTTGCAGCGTCATATATCGAG ACTCAGCTCATGAAAGCCAGAGAGCAACAGCAGCAACAGCCACCTCAACAGAGGCAGCAGCAACCACAACATATACAAATGCAACAGATGCTGTTACAAAGAGCTGTGcaccagcagcaacagcaacagcagcagcagcagcagcagcaacagcagcagcagcagcagcaacagctacaacagcagcagcagcagcagcagcaacaacagcagcagcagcagcagcagcagcagcaacagcagcgtAGAGATGGTTCGCATCTTCTCAATGGTACTGGGAATGGAATTTCTGGAAACAATCCTTTAATGCGACAAAACCAAAGTACTGCAAATGTTATGGCAACAAAAATGTATGAGGAGAGGTTAAAGTTACCTTCCCAGAGAGACTCTTTGGAAGAGGCATCTATGAAG CAAAGATATGGAGAGAATGCTGGGCAACTACTTGATTCAAATGAAACATCATTGTTGAAAGCAGCTGCAAGTGGACAATCCTCAGG GCAAATTTTGCATGGAACTGTTGGTGGCTTGTCAGGCACTCTGCAACAAGTTCAGGCCAGGAGTCCACAACTTCCTGGGCCAGCTCAG AATATCAAGACAGAGATTAACCCCATTTTGACACCCAGAGCTCCAGGCCCAGAGGGGTCATTTATCGGTGTCCAAG GATCTAATCAAGCTGGGAACAATTTGACTCTGAAAGGATGGCCACTCACG GGACTTGAGCAACTTAGGTCTGGAATTCTGCAGCAAAAGTCATTTATTCAGAATCAACAGCAATTGCACCAGCAGATCCAGATGCTCActccacagcagcagcagcagcttatGCTGCAGGCTCATCAGAATATGGCTTCCCCAACATCTAGTGATGTTGACAGTAGAAGGTTGAGGATGATGTTGAACAGCAGAAATGCTGTTCTTGGGCGGGATGGGCAGACAAACAGTGTCAGTGATATTATTCCAAATATTGGCTCTCCTAGTCAAAGTGGTGGAGATATAGATATGCTTATAAAG AAGAAACTTGCTCATGcacaccaccaccagcaccaccagCAACTATTACAACAGCAAAGCAATAGCCAACAGCAGCCACAGCAACTTCAGCTTCAGCAACCTGCTGTATCTAGTCAGCAGTCTCAAAGCTCAAATCAGCTTCTCCAACAAGAAAAGCCAGGAATTGGAAGTATGCCTGTTGATGGGGCCATGTCAAACTCTTTTGGGGGAGCTGAACAA ACaacgaagaagagaaagaagccAGGCTCATCCTCTGGCAGAGCTAATAGTTCAGGAACTGCAAATACCGCTGGCCCCTCTCCAAGTTCTGCACCCTCAACACCTTCCACTCATACACCAGGAGATGCAATGTCTGTACCTCAGCTGCAGCAGAATGGTGGTTCAGCTAAACCCATGGTAATGTTAGGCTCTGATGGCACTGGGAGCTTGACATCTCCAGCAAACCCATTG GATGACGTAGACCGTTTCCTGGAAGATGGCTCATTGGATGAAAATGTTGAATCTTTTTTATCACAGGATGACATGGATCCTAGGGACAGCTTAGGACGCTGCATGGATGCTAGTAAAG GGTTTGGTTTTGCTGAGGTTGCAAAAGCACGTGCAAGTGCAAGCAAAGTTGTTTGTTGCCACTTCTCATCTGACGGCAAACTGCTTGCTACTGGTGGTCAGGATAAAAAG GTTGTTTTGTGGTGTACAGAGCCCCTAAAGCCTAAATCTTCTCTAGAAGAACACTCGTTTTTTATTACTGATGTTAGATTTAGCCCAAGCATGTCACGCCTTGCTACATCATCCTTCGACAAAACTGTGCGGGTTTGGGATGCTGACAAT ACTGACTATTCACTTCGTACTTTCACGGGCCATTCAGCATCTGTTATGTCACTTGATTTTCATCCGAATAAAGAAGATATGATTTGCTCCTGTGATAGTGATGGGGAAGTGCGCAGCTGGAGCATAAATAATGGTAGCTGTCTGACCTGTGTTAAAGTGTTTAAG GGAGGTGCTACTCAGATGAGATTTCAACCTCGCAAAGGAAAATATCTGGCAGCTGCCTCGGAGAAGGCTATCTACATACTTGACTCGGAAACACAACATGCTTGTAGAAGCCCTTTACAG GGGCACAATAAGACTATTCAGTCAGTTTGTTGGGATTCTGCGGGTGACTATCTGGCTTCTGTCAGTGAAGATTCTGTCAGAATATGGTCGTTTACTTCTGGACATGATGGTGAATTTGTACACGAGTTGAACTGCAGCGGGAACAAATTCCACTCATGTGTTTTCCACCCAACTTATCCATCATTGCTAGTAATTGGTTGTTACGAG TCATTGGAACTTTGGGACATAAGGGAGAAGAACGCCATGACCTTTAACAATGCGCATAATGGTTTAATTGCAGCCCTAGCAGCATCAAGCGCAACAGGGAAGGTTGCCTCAGTAAGTCATGATAGACTTGTCAAGCTCTGGAAATGA
- the LOC133906728 gene encoding transcriptional corepressor LEUNIG-like isoform X2 produces MSQTNWEADKMLDVYIYDYFMKRNLQATAKAFQAEGKVSSDPVAIDAPGGFLFEWWSVFWDIFIARTNEKHSDVAASYIETQLMKAREQQQQQPPQQRQQQPQHIQMQQMLLQRAVHQQQQQQQQQQQQQQQQQQQQQLQQQQQQQQQQQQQQQQQQQQQQRRDGSHLLNGTGNGISGNNPLMRQNQSTANVMATKMYEERLKLPSQRDSLEEASMKQRYGENAGQLLDSNETSLLKAAASGQSSGQILHGTVGGLSGTLQQVQARSPQLPGPAQNIKTEINPILTPRAPGPEGSFIGVQGSNQAGNNLTLKGWPLTGLEQLRSGILQQKSFIQNQQQLHQQIQMLTPQQQQQLMLQAHQNMASPTSSDVDSRRLRMMLNSRNAVLGRDGQTNSVSDIIPNIGSPSQSGGDIDMLIKKKLAHAHHHQHHQQLLQQQSNSQQQPQQLQLQQPAVSSQQSQSSNQLLQQEKPGIGSMPVDGAMSNSFGGAEQTTKKRKKPGSSSGRANSSGTANTAGPSPSSAPSTPSTHTPGDAMSVPQLQQNGGSAKPMDDVDRFLEDGSLDENVESFLSQDDMDPRDSLGRCMDASKGFGFAEVAKARASASKVVCCHFSSDGKLLATGGQDKKVVLWCTEPLKPKSSLEEHSFFITDVRFSPSMSRLATSSFDKTVRVWDADNTDYSLRTFTGHSASVMSLDFHPNKEDMICSCDSDGEVRSWSINNGSCLTCVKVFKGGATQMRFQPRKGKYLAAASEKAIYILDSETQHACRSPLQGHNKTIQSVCWDSAGDYLASVSEDSVRIWSFTSGHDGEFVHELNCSGNKFHSCVFHPTYPSLLVIGCYESLELWDIREKNAMTFNNAHNGLIAALAASSATGKVASVSHDRLVKLWK; encoded by the exons ATGTCGCAGACGAACTGGGAGGCGGACAAGAT GCTGGATGTTTACATATACGACTATTTTATGAAGAGAAATTTGCAGGCAACTGCAAAGGCCTTCCAAGCAGAAGGAAAGGTCTCTTCAGATCCAGTTG CAATTGATGCACCTGGTGGCTTTCTTTTCGAGTGGTGGTCGGTTTTTTGGGATATATTCATAGCAAGAACAAACGAGAAGCATTCAGATGTTGCAGCGTCATATATCGAG ACTCAGCTCATGAAAGCCAGAGAGCAACAGCAGCAACAGCCACCTCAACAGAGGCAGCAGCAACCACAACATATACAAATGCAACAGATGCTGTTACAAAGAGCTGTGcaccagcagcaacagcaacagcagcagcagcagcagcagcaacagcagcagcagcagcagcaacagctacaacagcagcagcagcagcagcagcaacaacagcagcagcagcagcagcagcagcagcaacagcagcgtAGAGATGGTTCGCATCTTCTCAATGGTACTGGGAATGGAATTTCTGGAAACAATCCTTTAATGCGACAAAACCAAAGTACTGCAAATGTTATGGCAACAAAAATGTATGAGGAGAGGTTAAAGTTACCTTCCCAGAGAGACTCTTTGGAAGAGGCATCTATGAAG CAAAGATATGGAGAGAATGCTGGGCAACTACTTGATTCAAATGAAACATCATTGTTGAAAGCAGCTGCAAGTGGACAATCCTCAGG GCAAATTTTGCATGGAACTGTTGGTGGCTTGTCAGGCACTCTGCAACAAGTTCAGGCCAGGAGTCCACAACTTCCTGGGCCAGCTCAG AATATCAAGACAGAGATTAACCCCATTTTGACACCCAGAGCTCCAGGCCCAGAGGGGTCATTTATCGGTGTCCAAG GATCTAATCAAGCTGGGAACAATTTGACTCTGAAAGGATGGCCACTCACG GGACTTGAGCAACTTAGGTCTGGAATTCTGCAGCAAAAGTCATTTATTCAGAATCAACAGCAATTGCACCAGCAGATCCAGATGCTCActccacagcagcagcagcagcttatGCTGCAGGCTCATCAGAATATGGCTTCCCCAACATCTAGTGATGTTGACAGTAGAAGGTTGAGGATGATGTTGAACAGCAGAAATGCTGTTCTTGGGCGGGATGGGCAGACAAACAGTGTCAGTGATATTATTCCAAATATTGGCTCTCCTAGTCAAAGTGGTGGAGATATAGATATGCTTATAAAG AAGAAACTTGCTCATGcacaccaccaccagcaccaccagCAACTATTACAACAGCAAAGCAATAGCCAACAGCAGCCACAGCAACTTCAGCTTCAGCAACCTGCTGTATCTAGTCAGCAGTCTCAAAGCTCAAATCAGCTTCTCCAACAAGAAAAGCCAGGAATTGGAAGTATGCCTGTTGATGGGGCCATGTCAAACTCTTTTGGGGGAGCTGAACAA ACaacgaagaagagaaagaagccAGGCTCATCCTCTGGCAGAGCTAATAGTTCAGGAACTGCAAATACCGCTGGCCCCTCTCCAAGTTCTGCACCCTCAACACCTTCCACTCATACACCAGGAGATGCAATGTCTGTACCTCAGCTGCAGCAGAATGGTGGTTCAGCTAAACCCATG GATGACGTAGACCGTTTCCTGGAAGATGGCTCATTGGATGAAAATGTTGAATCTTTTTTATCACAGGATGACATGGATCCTAGGGACAGCTTAGGACGCTGCATGGATGCTAGTAAAG GGTTTGGTTTTGCTGAGGTTGCAAAAGCACGTGCAAGTGCAAGCAAAGTTGTTTGTTGCCACTTCTCATCTGACGGCAAACTGCTTGCTACTGGTGGTCAGGATAAAAAG GTTGTTTTGTGGTGTACAGAGCCCCTAAAGCCTAAATCTTCTCTAGAAGAACACTCGTTTTTTATTACTGATGTTAGATTTAGCCCAAGCATGTCACGCCTTGCTACATCATCCTTCGACAAAACTGTGCGGGTTTGGGATGCTGACAAT ACTGACTATTCACTTCGTACTTTCACGGGCCATTCAGCATCTGTTATGTCACTTGATTTTCATCCGAATAAAGAAGATATGATTTGCTCCTGTGATAGTGATGGGGAAGTGCGCAGCTGGAGCATAAATAATGGTAGCTGTCTGACCTGTGTTAAAGTGTTTAAG GGAGGTGCTACTCAGATGAGATTTCAACCTCGCAAAGGAAAATATCTGGCAGCTGCCTCGGAGAAGGCTATCTACATACTTGACTCGGAAACACAACATGCTTGTAGAAGCCCTTTACAG GGGCACAATAAGACTATTCAGTCAGTTTGTTGGGATTCTGCGGGTGACTATCTGGCTTCTGTCAGTGAAGATTCTGTCAGAATATGGTCGTTTACTTCTGGACATGATGGTGAATTTGTACACGAGTTGAACTGCAGCGGGAACAAATTCCACTCATGTGTTTTCCACCCAACTTATCCATCATTGCTAGTAATTGGTTGTTACGAG TCATTGGAACTTTGGGACATAAGGGAGAAGAACGCCATGACCTTTAACAATGCGCATAATGGTTTAATTGCAGCCCTAGCAGCATCAAGCGCAACAGGGAAGGTTGCCTCAGTAAGTCATGATAGACTTGTCAAGCTCTGGAAATGA